Proteins co-encoded in one Luteolibacter sp. Y139 genomic window:
- a CDS encoding glycoside hydrolase family 5 protein, whose protein sequence is MKPIALFASIALALLGSAAAEPVPTRNPFADHGPLQVNGTHLCDKTGQPIQLRGMSTHGLQWYGWGKSLTPAALDALVTDWGADILRVSLYVQEGGYEKNPKKFIEQVDTIVEEATKRGLYVLIDWHMLDPGDPMHNLDRAKEYFTHIVQRHGNKANLLYEIANEPNGKYLAGDGKKRPVDWARIKDYAQQVIPVIRDGAPNSVIIVGTPDWSSLGVSGDRGPEEIYQSPLAGKNFMYTFHFYAADHGDDYRKALDKASDKLPIFVTEWGSQEASGDGPNDFKSAQAYIDLMAKKKISWINWNYSDDERSGAVFLPGTCPKGPWTGTTLKESGKWVQTKMLETR, encoded by the coding sequence ATGAAGCCCATCGCCCTCTTCGCTTCCATCGCCCTGGCGTTACTCGGCTCCGCGGCGGCAGAGCCCGTTCCCACCCGGAATCCCTTCGCCGACCACGGCCCGCTCCAAGTGAATGGGACCCACCTTTGCGACAAAACCGGCCAGCCCATCCAGCTCCGCGGCATGAGCACCCACGGCCTGCAATGGTACGGCTGGGGCAAATCCCTCACCCCCGCCGCGCTCGATGCCCTCGTCACCGATTGGGGTGCCGACATCCTCCGCGTCTCGCTCTACGTCCAGGAAGGCGGCTACGAGAAGAACCCGAAGAAGTTCATCGAGCAGGTCGACACCATCGTCGAGGAAGCCACCAAGCGCGGGCTCTACGTCCTGATCGATTGGCACATGCTCGATCCCGGCGATCCCATGCACAATCTCGACCGGGCCAAGGAGTACTTCACCCACATCGTCCAGCGCCACGGCAACAAGGCCAACCTCCTCTACGAGATCGCCAACGAACCGAACGGCAAATACCTCGCTGGCGATGGCAAGAAGCGCCCCGTGGATTGGGCCCGTATCAAGGACTACGCGCAGCAAGTCATCCCCGTGATTCGCGACGGCGCTCCTAACAGCGTCATCATCGTCGGCACCCCGGACTGGTCCTCGCTCGGCGTTTCCGGAGATCGCGGGCCGGAGGAAATCTATCAGAGCCCGCTGGCCGGGAAGAACTTCATGTACACCTTCCACTTCTACGCCGCCGACCACGGCGACGATTACCGGAAGGCCTTGGACAAGGCATCTGACAAGCTCCCCATCTTCGTCACCGAATGGGGCTCGCAGGAAGCCTCCGGAGACGGCCCGAATGATTTCAAGAGCGCCCAAGCCTACATCGACCTGATGGCCAAAAAGAAAATCAGCTGGATCAACTGGAACTACTCCGATGACGAACGCTCCGGCGCCGTCTTTCTCCCCGGCACCTGCCCGAAAGGCCCATGGACCGGCACTACGCTCAAGGAGTCGGGCAAGTGGGTGCAGACCAAGATGCTGGAGACGCGGTAA